One region of Variovorax sp. J2L1-78 genomic DNA includes:
- a CDS encoding TetR/AcrR family transcriptional regulator, producing MTADTALPTPGRPRDAALDASILRAAMEILGESGIQAVTMDAVAHRAGAGKASLYRRWKSKDELLADALTLHSPIDVEVDTGTLRGDLVKIYEHYYGIGNHVMQAAVQEMLGNVRQHMAWTEKVTPERLTARRAKVRALVERAVARGEIDAPADMDLLLDLVPAMILYRYNTRSQKVTRASIARVVDELVMPLARQPGEARPT from the coding sequence ATGACCGCCGACACCGCCCTTCCGACCCCCGGCCGCCCCCGCGACGCCGCGCTCGACGCGAGCATCCTGCGCGCCGCGATGGAGATCCTGGGCGAATCGGGCATCCAGGCCGTGACCATGGACGCCGTGGCGCATCGCGCCGGCGCGGGCAAGGCCTCGCTCTACCGCCGCTGGAAGTCGAAGGACGAACTGCTGGCCGACGCCCTCACCCTCCACTCCCCGATCGATGTCGAGGTCGATACCGGCACGCTGCGCGGCGACCTGGTGAAGATCTACGAGCACTACTACGGCATCGGCAACCACGTGATGCAGGCGGCCGTGCAGGAGATGCTGGGCAACGTGCGCCAGCACATGGCCTGGACCGAGAAGGTGACGCCCGAGCGGCTCACCGCACGCCGGGCCAAGGTGCGTGCGCTGGTGGAGCGCGCGGTCGCGCGCGGCGAGATCGACGCCCCGGCCGACATGGATCTGCTGCTCGACCTGGTCCCGGCCATGATCCTCTACCGCTACAACACGCGCAGCCAGAAAGTCACGCGGGCGTCGATCGCCCGGGTCGTCGACGAGCTCGTGATGCCGCTGGCACGCCAGCCCGGCGAGGCACGCCCGACATGA
- a CDS encoding LysR family transcriptional regulator — translation MDRLTQLESFVSVATRGSLTAAAKAEGVAPAIMGRRIDALEERLGVKLLLRTTRRLTLTHEGSAFLEDCQRLLVEFANAEASVSAGGVKASGHLRVTAPAGFGRRHVAPLVPRFHALHPEVTISLNLSDRVVDVAGESFDCAVRVGDLPDSSLVSLRLADNRRRCVATPAFLRRHGTPRHPSDLARFACLTLSSDASQTRGWAFRVPSASGEPETIHLKPSGPLDCSDGQVLHDWCLAGHGIAWRSGWEIEAEVEAGLLVPVLDEFAAPPNGIYAVFPNAKHLALRVRLWLDFLKAEYGRPEFWSGTMAAVRTDTPNPTEKKR, via the coding sequence ATGGACCGCCTCACGCAACTCGAATCCTTCGTCTCGGTCGCCACCCGGGGCAGCCTGACCGCGGCCGCCAAGGCCGAGGGCGTGGCGCCGGCGATCATGGGCCGGCGCATCGATGCGCTGGAGGAGCGGCTGGGCGTGAAGCTGCTGTTGCGCACCACGCGCCGCCTCACGCTCACCCACGAAGGCAGCGCTTTCCTTGAGGACTGCCAGCGCCTGCTGGTCGAATTCGCCAATGCCGAGGCCAGCGTGAGTGCCGGTGGCGTCAAGGCCAGCGGCCACCTGCGGGTGACGGCGCCGGCCGGCTTCGGGCGCCGCCATGTCGCGCCGCTGGTGCCGCGCTTCCATGCGCTGCACCCCGAAGTGACGATCTCGCTGAACCTGAGCGACCGCGTGGTCGACGTGGCTGGCGAGAGCTTCGACTGCGCGGTGCGTGTCGGCGACCTGCCCGACTCGTCGCTGGTGAGCCTGCGCCTGGCCGACAACCGCCGCCGCTGCGTGGCGACGCCGGCCTTCCTGCGTCGTCACGGCACGCCGCGCCATCCGTCCGACCTGGCGCGCTTCGCCTGCCTCACATTGTCGAGCGATGCGTCGCAGACGCGCGGCTGGGCGTTCCGCGTGCCGTCGGCCAGCGGCGAGCCGGAGACCATCCATTTGAAACCCAGCGGTCCGCTCGACTGCTCCGACGGCCAGGTGCTGCACGACTGGTGCCTGGCCGGTCATGGCATCGCCTGGCGCAGCGGCTGGGAGATCGAGGCCGAGGTCGAGGCCGGCCTGCTGGTGCCGGTGCTCGACGAGTTCGCGGCACCGCCGAACGGCATCTACGCGGTGTTTCCCAACGCCAAGCATCTGGCCCTGCGCGTGCGCCTCTGGCTGGATTTCCTCAAGGCCGAATACGGGCGTCCCGAATTCTGGAGCGGCACAATGGCGGCCGTCCGCACGGACACCCCAAACCCCACGGAAAAGAAACGATGA
- a CDS encoding DUF2214 family protein — MTFEAILAYLHLLAILTMVVFISSEAALCRVQWLNAAVVERLAKVDLVYGIAAIMVLATGVARTVWGVKGTSWYWTNPLLHVKLTLFIVVGVISIFPTLTYVRWRKALRATGALPAEADIQKTRKLVMVQAHLIALIPLVAVFLARGFGK, encoded by the coding sequence ATGACCTTCGAAGCCATCCTCGCCTACCTGCACCTGCTGGCCATCCTCACGATGGTCGTCTTCATCTCCAGCGAAGCCGCCCTGTGCCGGGTGCAGTGGCTCAACGCCGCGGTGGTGGAGCGGCTCGCCAAGGTCGATCTGGTCTACGGCATTGCGGCGATCATGGTGCTGGCCACCGGCGTGGCGCGCACCGTCTGGGGCGTGAAGGGCACGTCCTGGTACTGGACCAACCCGCTGCTGCACGTGAAGCTCACGCTCTTCATCGTGGTGGGTGTGATCTCGATTTTCCCGACCCTGACCTACGTCCGCTGGCGCAAGGCGCTGCGCGCCACCGGCGCCCTGCCGGCGGAGGCCGACATCCAGAAGACCCGCAAGCTGGTGATGGTGCAGGCGCACCTGATCGCGCTGATCCCCTTGGTCGCCGTCTTCCTCGCGCGCGGCTTCGGCAAATAG
- a CDS encoding PsiF family protein: MKKILSLIALGACLSFGAAQAQDKGAAPAKAPTAQQGKMATCNKDAGEKKGDDRKAFMKGCLSADGGAKVTQQEKMKICNADAKTKALAGDARKAFMKTCLSNKPA; encoded by the coding sequence ATGAAAAAAATCCTTTCCCTGATCGCACTGGGCGCCTGTCTTTCCTTCGGTGCCGCGCAGGCCCAGGACAAGGGCGCCGCCCCCGCCAAGGCCCCCACCGCCCAGCAAGGCAAGATGGCCACCTGCAACAAGGACGCCGGCGAGAAGAAGGGCGACGACCGCAAGGCGTTCATGAAGGGCTGCCTGTCGGCCGACGGCGGCGCCAAGGTGACCCAGCAGGAAAAAATGAAGATCTGCAACGCCGACGCCAAGACCAAGGCGCTGGCCGGCGACGCCCGGAAGGCCTTCATGAAGACCTGCCTCAGCAACAAGCCGGCCTGA
- the argS gene encoding arginine--tRNA ligase, translating into MLLVKQELLAALANTLESFSPGAGAKAAFESPKVAAHGDFASTAAMQLAKPLGRKPRELAEQLSATLFATPAFAQWVEAIEIAGPGFLNIRLKTAAKQQIVREVLAAGDAFGRQPALGDKVLVEFVSANPTGPLHVGHGRQAALGDAICNLLAAQGADVYREFYYNDAGVQIQTLANSTQLRLQGFKPGDAEWPSGEKAAAYNGDYIADIAEDFKAKKTVSADDREYTASGDVDDIDSIRQFAVAYLRREQDLDLKAFQVKFDNYYLESSLYTSGRVAATVQKLVDAGKTYEQDGALWLKSTDYGDDKDRVMRKQDGTYTYFVPDVAYHIAKWERGFHRVVNIQGTDHHGTIARVRAGLQAAGVGIPAGYPDYVLHTMVRVVKGGEEVKISKRAGSYVTLRDLIEWTSTDAVRFFLLSRKPDTEYTFDVDLAVTKNNDNPVYYVQYAHARICSVLTAWGGDEAALKAVDLSALESPAAQALMLMLAKFPEMLTAAAKDFAPHDVTFYLRELAASYHSYYDAERILVDDEKVKLARLALVAATAQVLHNGLAILGVSAPRKM; encoded by the coding sequence ATGCTATTGGTCAAACAGGAGCTGCTCGCGGCGCTCGCGAACACGCTCGAATCCTTCTCGCCCGGCGCCGGTGCCAAGGCCGCCTTCGAATCGCCCAAGGTGGCGGCCCATGGCGATTTCGCCAGCACGGCCGCCATGCAGCTGGCCAAACCGCTCGGCCGCAAGCCGCGCGAACTGGCCGAGCAGTTGAGCGCCACGCTCTTCGCCACGCCCGCCTTCGCGCAGTGGGTCGAGGCGATCGAGATCGCCGGTCCCGGTTTCCTCAACATCCGCCTGAAGACCGCCGCCAAGCAGCAGATCGTGCGCGAGGTGCTGGCCGCCGGCGACGCCTTCGGCCGCCAGCCGGCCCTGGGCGACAAGGTGCTGGTCGAGTTCGTCTCGGCCAACCCGACCGGCCCGTTGCACGTGGGCCATGGCCGCCAGGCGGCGCTCGGCGACGCCATCTGCAACCTGCTGGCCGCCCAGGGCGCGGACGTCTACCGCGAGTTCTATTACAACGACGCCGGCGTGCAGATCCAGACGCTGGCCAACAGCACGCAACTGCGCCTGCAGGGCTTCAAGCCGGGCGACGCCGAATGGCCGAGCGGCGAGAAGGCTGCGGCGTACAACGGCGACTACATCGCCGACATCGCCGAAGACTTCAAGGCGAAGAAGACCGTCAGCGCCGACGACCGCGAATACACCGCCAGCGGCGACGTGGACGACATCGACTCGATCCGCCAGTTCGCCGTGGCCTACCTGCGCCGCGAGCAGGACCTGGACCTGAAGGCCTTCCAGGTGAAGTTCGACAACTACTACCTGGAGTCGAGCCTGTACACCAGCGGCCGCGTGGCCGCCACGGTGCAGAAACTGGTCGACGCCGGCAAGACCTACGAGCAGGACGGCGCGCTGTGGCTCAAGTCGACCGACTACGGCGACGACAAGGACCGCGTCATGCGCAAGCAAGACGGCACGTACACCTACTTCGTGCCCGACGTGGCGTACCACATCGCCAAGTGGGAGCGCGGCTTCCACCGGGTGGTGAACATCCAGGGCACCGACCACCACGGCACCATCGCCCGTGTGCGCGCCGGGCTGCAGGCGGCTGGCGTCGGCATCCCGGCCGGCTACCCCGACTACGTGCTCCACACCATGGTGCGGGTGGTCAAGGGTGGCGAGGAGGTGAAGATCAGCAAGCGCGCTGGCAGCTACGTCACGCTGCGCGACCTGATCGAATGGACCAGCACCGACGCGGTCCGCTTCTTCCTGCTCAGCCGTAAACCCGACACCGAATACACCTTCGACGTCGACCTGGCGGTCACGAAGAACAACGACAACCCGGTCTACTACGTGCAGTACGCGCATGCGCGTATCTGCTCGGTGCTCACGGCCTGGGGGGGCGACGAAGCCGCGCTGAAGGCGGTCGACCTGTCGGCGCTCGAGAGCCCGGCCGCGCAGGCGCTGATGCTGATGCTGGCGAAATTCCCCGAGATGCTCACCGCCGCGGCCAAGGATTTCGCGCCGCACGACGTGACCTTCTACCTGCGCGAACTGGCCGCCAGCTACCACAGCTACTACGACGCCGAGCGCATCCTGGTCGACGACGAAAAGGTCAAGTTGGCCCGGCTGGCACTGGTCGCCGCCACCGCGCAGGTGCTGCACAATGGCCTGGCGATTCTCGGCGTGAGCGCGCCGCGCAAGATGTGA
- a CDS encoding SPOR domain-containing protein has translation MKTRQRGNTVIGLIIGIVLGLGVALGIAVYVTKVPIPFMTKTQRGGAEQDEAEARKNKDWNPNAPLAGKPSARTPPEQPASVGPLNPAAPATGPVPAVVAPDARSAAVPARTRPEVNAPAASSDPLGDLARARAGITAPATTTAAADGTDPFVYFVQAGAFRSTEDAEAQRAKLSLMGVEARVTEREQAGRTVYRVRAGPFNKKDDADRLKSRLDSGGLESNLVRVQR, from the coding sequence ATGAAAACAAGACAACGCGGCAACACGGTCATCGGCCTGATCATCGGCATCGTCCTGGGCCTGGGCGTGGCGCTCGGCATCGCGGTCTACGTCACCAAGGTGCCGATCCCGTTCATGACCAAGACCCAGCGCGGCGGGGCCGAACAGGACGAGGCCGAGGCCCGCAAGAACAAGGACTGGAACCCCAACGCCCCGCTCGCCGGCAAGCCCTCGGCGCGCACCCCGCCCGAACAGCCCGCCTCGGTCGGTCCGCTGAACCCGGCCGCGCCCGCCACCGGCCCGGTGCCGGCCGTCGTCGCGCCCGACGCGCGCAGTGCCGCTGTTCCGGCCCGCACCCGCCCCGAGGTCAACGCGCCGGCGGCGTCGTCCGACCCGCTGGGCGACCTGGCCCGCGCGCGCGCCGGCATCACCGCGCCGGCCACCACCACGGCGGCGGCCGACGGCACCGACCCCTTCGTGTACTTCGTGCAGGCCGGGGCCTTCCGCAGCACCGAGGACGCCGAGGCGCAGCGCGCCAAGCTCTCGCTGATGGGCGTCGAGGCGCGCGTCACCGAGCGCGAGCAGGCCGGCCGCACCGTCTACCGGGTGCGCGCGGGCCCCTTCAACAAGAAGGACGACGCCGACCGCTTGAAGTCGCGGCTCGACAGCGGCGGCCTCGAATCCAACCTCGTCCGCGTCCAGCGCTGA
- a CDS encoding thiol:disulfide interchange protein DsbA/DsbL: protein MNRRDFSLTAAASIGLLPLAATGVHAQARPPKAGTDYIVLGKRAPVDTPAGKVEVVEFFSYNCPHCAAFEPRLEPWVKTLPADVVFKRIPVPFVGNDTEVKQRLYYTLEAMGKVDAFQMKLFQAIHQQRQPLFGDAAILAWAEKQPDLDGKKFADLFKSFSVAGKAKRATQLTSDYQVAGVPALGVAGRWYVDGDTAGSLDRALEVVGLLVAEARKG, encoded by the coding sequence ATGAACCGCCGTGACTTTTCGCTGACCGCCGCTGCCTCCATCGGGCTGCTCCCCCTCGCCGCCACCGGCGTGCACGCCCAGGCCCGCCCGCCGAAGGCCGGCACCGACTACATCGTGCTGGGCAAGCGCGCCCCGGTCGACACGCCCGCCGGCAAGGTCGAAGTGGTCGAGTTCTTCTCGTACAACTGCCCGCACTGCGCCGCCTTCGAGCCGCGCCTGGAGCCATGGGTCAAGACGCTGCCGGCCGACGTGGTGTTCAAGCGCATCCCGGTGCCCTTCGTGGGCAACGACACCGAAGTCAAGCAGCGGCTCTACTACACGCTCGAGGCCATGGGCAAGGTCGACGCCTTCCAGATGAAGCTGTTCCAGGCCATCCACCAGCAGCGCCAGCCGCTGTTCGGCGACGCCGCGATCCTGGCCTGGGCCGAGAAGCAGCCCGACCTGGATGGCAAGAAGTTCGCCGACCTGTTCAAGTCCTTCTCGGTGGCTGGCAAGGCCAAGCGCGCCACCCAGCTGACCAGCGACTACCAGGTGGCCGGCGTGCCGGCGCTGGGCGTGGCCGGGCGTTGGTATGTGGACGGCGACACGGCCGGTTCGCTCGACCGGGCCCTCGAGGTGGTCGGCCTGCTGGTCGCCGAAGCCCGCAAGGGCTGA
- the lptA gene encoding lipopolysaccharide transport periplasmic protein LptA: MTLRPHTPLSSLLRAGFAALLLAVATVPALAEKADRTKPMNIEADAMRYDDLKQTSVFTGNVVVTKGTIIIRGARIDVRQDPEGYQYGVVTAAPGKLAYYKQKRDSGVDEWTEGESEVIEYDSRADNVKFIRRAIMRRLIGAKVNDETTGALIVYDQSNDTFTVNGAPLPPGASVDAGNQGSRVRAILTPKAAGAEAAQPGAPAAPASAPGRGLRPSTTLGGEARP; encoded by the coding sequence ATGACACTTCGACCCCACACTCCCCTTTCCTCCCTCCTGCGCGCCGGCTTCGCCGCGCTGCTGCTCGCCGTCGCCACCGTTCCGGCGCTGGCCGAAAAGGCCGACCGCACCAAGCCCATGAACATCGAGGCCGATGCCATGCGCTACGACGACCTGAAGCAGACCAGCGTGTTCACCGGCAACGTGGTGGTGACCAAGGGCACCATCATCATCCGCGGGGCGCGGATCGACGTGCGCCAGGACCCGGAGGGCTACCAGTACGGCGTGGTCACCGCGGCGCCCGGCAAGCTGGCTTACTACAAGCAGAAGCGCGACTCCGGCGTCGACGAGTGGACCGAAGGCGAGTCGGAGGTCATCGAATACGACAGCCGCGCCGACAACGTCAAGTTCATCCGCCGCGCCATCATGCGGCGGCTGATCGGCGCCAAGGTCAACGACGAAACCACCGGCGCGCTGATCGTCTACGACCAGAGCAACGACACCTTCACCGTGAACGGCGCGCCGCTGCCCCCGGGCGCCAGCGTGGATGCCGGCAACCAGGGCAGCCGCGTGCGCGCCATCCTGACGCCGAAGGCGGCCGGCGCCGAAGCGGCGCAGCCGGGCGCACCCGCCGCGCCGGCATCGGCACCCGGCCGGGGCCTGCGTCCGAGCACCACGCTCGGCGGAGAAGCGCGCCCGTGA
- the lptB gene encoding LPS export ABC transporter ATP-binding protein: MNDSVDIAKQAAPAGAVEGSRLQVRGLQKRYGSRQVVKNVSLDVQKGEVVGLLGPNGAGKTTSFYMIVGLVRADAGEISIDGEPIAHMPIHRRARMGLSYLPQEASIFRKLSVQENVRAVLELQREPDAHGRLVPLSKKRTDDRLNELLSDLRVEHLRDSPALALSGGERRRVEIARALATQPRFILLDEPFAGIDPIAVIEIQRIVSFLKSRGIGVLITDHNVRETLGICDHAFIISDGQVLAQGTPSEIVDNAEVRRVYLGEHFRM; this comes from the coding sequence GTGAACGACAGCGTGGACATCGCGAAACAGGCCGCGCCGGCCGGCGCCGTCGAAGGCAGCCGGCTCCAGGTGCGCGGGCTGCAGAAGCGCTACGGCAGCCGGCAGGTCGTCAAGAACGTCTCGCTCGACGTGCAGAAGGGCGAAGTCGTCGGTCTGCTCGGGCCCAATGGCGCGGGCAAGACGACCTCGTTCTACATGATCGTGGGCCTGGTGCGGGCCGATGCGGGCGAGATCAGCATCGACGGCGAGCCGATCGCGCACATGCCGATCCACCGCCGCGCCCGCATGGGCCTGAGCTACCTGCCGCAGGAGGCCTCGATCTTTCGCAAGCTCAGCGTGCAGGAGAACGTGCGCGCGGTGCTTGAGCTCCAGCGCGAGCCCGACGCCCACGGCCGGCTCGTGCCGCTGTCGAAAAAGCGCACCGACGATCGCCTGAACGAGCTGCTGTCGGACTTGCGCGTCGAGCATCTGCGCGATTCGCCGGCGCTGGCGCTGTCGGGCGGAGAGCGTCGCCGCGTCGAGATCGCCCGCGCCCTGGCCACACAGCCGCGCTTCATCCTGCTGGACGAGCCCTTCGCCGGCATCGACCCGATCGCCGTGATCGAGATCCAGCGCATCGTCAGCTTCCTCAAGAGCCGCGGCATCGGCGTGCTCATCACCGACCACAACGTGCGCGAGACGCTGGGCATCTGCGACCACGCTTTCATCATCAGCGACGGGCAAGTGCTGGCACAAGGCACGCCTTCGGAGATCGTCGACAACGCCGAGGTACGCCGCGTGTACCTGGGCGAACACTTCCGCATGTAA
- a CDS encoding RNA polymerase factor sigma-54 has translation MKQGLSLRVSQHLALTPQLQQSIRLLQLSTLELSQEVEQMLDENPFLERTAEEAAREEFGVDAADAPPPRDDDFSPGPAASNDSTTSTTEAEAPVVDATEATPDWEGDGTVDMAPDDSEWGGDAPPRASNLGDDERADATELARSQESLQSHLHRQALSLRLNESDQAALRFLIESLNEDGYLEDSLPALASGLAGDDNDEFDGLVHHFQVALGLLQSLEPVGVGARDLGECLAIQLRALARPDETPEATQVRKTAIAICKQPMELLARRDFKRLATLTRSNEDEVRSSLQLIATLEPKPGRRFVDVERNVVIPDVIVTRIGTGTNVKFRVMLNPDVMPRLRVHDIYAGALKQHKGEGSQALSQRLQEARWFIKNIQQRFDTILRVSNAIVDRQKSFFVHGELAMRPLVLREIADELGLHESTISRVTTAKYMATPYGTVELKYFFGSALGTETGGNASSTAVRALIKQFVGSESIKKPLSDSQISEMLKEQGIECARRTVAKYREALRIAPANLRKAL, from the coding sequence ATGAAGCAGGGCCTTTCGCTGCGCGTTTCGCAGCATCTCGCGCTCACGCCCCAGCTGCAGCAGTCGATCCGGCTGCTGCAGCTGTCCACGCTCGAACTGAGCCAGGAAGTGGAGCAGATGCTCGACGAGAACCCGTTTCTCGAGCGCACCGCCGAAGAGGCCGCCCGTGAGGAGTTCGGCGTCGACGCCGCCGATGCCCCGCCGCCGCGCGACGACGACTTCTCGCCCGGCCCCGCCGCCAGCAACGACAGCACCACCAGCACGACCGAGGCCGAAGCACCGGTGGTCGATGCGACCGAAGCCACGCCCGACTGGGAAGGCGACGGCACCGTCGACATGGCGCCCGACGACAGCGAATGGGGCGGCGACGCCCCCCCGCGCGCCAGCAACCTGGGCGACGACGAACGCGCCGACGCCACCGAGCTGGCGCGCAGCCAGGAATCGCTGCAGTCCCATCTGCACCGCCAGGCCCTGAGCCTGCGCCTGAACGAGAGCGACCAGGCCGCGTTGCGCTTCCTCATCGAGTCGCTCAACGAAGACGGTTACCTCGAGGATTCGTTGCCCGCCCTGGCCTCGGGCCTGGCGGGCGACGACAACGACGAGTTCGACGGGCTGGTGCACCACTTCCAGGTGGCGCTCGGCCTGCTGCAGAGCCTGGAGCCGGTCGGCGTGGGTGCGCGCGACCTCGGCGAATGCCTGGCCATCCAGCTGCGCGCGCTGGCCCGGCCCGACGAGACGCCGGAAGCGACGCAGGTGCGCAAGACCGCCATCGCGATCTGCAAGCAGCCGATGGAGCTGCTCGCGCGGCGCGACTTCAAGCGCCTGGCCACGCTCACCCGCAGCAACGAGGACGAGGTGCGCTCGTCGCTGCAGCTGATCGCGACGCTCGAGCCCAAGCCGGGCCGGCGCTTCGTCGACGTGGAACGCAACGTGGTGATCCCCGACGTGATCGTCACGCGCATCGGCACCGGCACCAATGTGAAGTTCCGCGTGATGCTCAACCCCGACGTGATGCCGCGCCTGCGGGTGCACGACATCTACGCCGGCGCGCTCAAGCAGCACAAGGGCGAAGGCAGCCAGGCGCTGTCGCAGCGGCTGCAGGAGGCGCGCTGGTTCATCAAAAACATCCAGCAGCGCTTCGACACCATCCTGCGCGTCTCCAACGCCATCGTCGACCGGCAGAAGAGCTTCTTCGTGCACGGTGAACTGGCCATGCGGCCGCTGGTGCTGCGCGAGATCGCCGACGAGCTCGGGCTGCACGAATCCACCATCAGCCGCGTGACCACGGCCAAGTACATGGCCACGCCCTACGGCACGGTCGAACTCAAGTACTTCTTCGGCTCGGCGCTGGGCACCGAGACCGGCGGCAATGCATCGAGCACCGCGGTGCGCGCGCTCATCAAGCAGTTCGTCGGCTCCGAGAGCATCAAGAAGCCGCTGTCGGACAGCCAGATCTCCGAGATGTTGAAGGAGCAGGGCATCGAATGCGCCCGCCGCACTGTGGCCAAGTACCGCGAGGCGCTGCGCATCGCGCCGGCCAATCTGCGCAAGGCGCTGTAA
- a CDS encoding THUMP domain-containing class I SAM-dependent RNA methyltransferase, with protein MNQLHLFLPCAAGVEDFLAQEVHGLTGLAGDDLMASRGGVFVRGSWRDAMKLNLHSRLAQRVLIELAHAPYRSENDLYAIASGIAWEIWFTPKQTFKIETTAQHSPLQSLNFATLRIKDAIADRFRAKAGGVRPSIETQWPDVRVFAHLTTDTCTLYIDTSGEPLFKRGWRQDTGDAPLKETLAAAMLAASGWWNPETGAVSEAPLYDPCCGSGTIAIEAAQIGLGIPAGALRRFGFEKLLPFQPHVWEAIQNEAADAPARTAPAIFGSDVSHRMVDFADRNAERAGVAAAVQFRGGDALQRMPPAEAGVIVLNPPYGERIEVGGVARAGAREQAATEDGGEFFTQLASHWKKSYAGWTAWVLTPDLQLPKRMRLKESRRVPMWNGPIECRLFRFDMVAGSARTPRSEDPARTPRS; from the coding sequence ATGAACCAGCTCCATCTCTTCCTGCCTTGCGCCGCCGGCGTCGAGGACTTTCTCGCGCAAGAGGTGCACGGCCTCACCGGCCTGGCCGGCGACGACCTCATGGCCTCGCGCGGCGGCGTCTTCGTGCGCGGCTCGTGGCGTGACGCCATGAAGCTCAACCTGCACAGCCGGCTCGCGCAGCGCGTGCTGATCGAGCTGGCGCACGCGCCGTACCGCAGCGAGAACGACCTCTATGCCATCGCCAGCGGCATCGCGTGGGAGATCTGGTTCACGCCGAAGCAGACCTTCAAGATCGAGACCACGGCGCAGCACAGCCCGCTGCAGAGCCTGAACTTCGCCACCCTGCGCATCAAGGACGCCATCGCCGACCGCTTCCGCGCCAAGGCCGGCGGCGTGCGGCCGAGCATCGAGACGCAGTGGCCCGACGTGCGCGTGTTCGCGCACCTGACCACCGACACCTGCACGCTCTACATCGACACCTCGGGCGAGCCGCTCTTCAAGCGCGGCTGGCGCCAGGACACCGGCGACGCGCCGTTGAAGGAAACGCTGGCCGCGGCCATGCTGGCCGCCAGCGGCTGGTGGAACCCGGAAACCGGCGCCGTGTCGGAGGCGCCGCTGTACGACCCTTGCTGCGGCAGCGGCACCATCGCCATCGAGGCGGCGCAGATCGGCCTGGGCATCCCGGCCGGTGCGCTGCGGCGCTTCGGCTTCGAGAAGCTGCTGCCCTTCCAGCCGCACGTCTGGGAGGCGATCCAGAACGAGGCCGCCGATGCGCCGGCCAGGACTGCGCCGGCCATCTTCGGCAGCGACGTGTCGCACCGCATGGTCGACTTCGCCGATCGCAACGCCGAGCGGGCCGGCGTTGCCGCGGCTGTGCAGTTCCGCGGCGGCGATGCGCTGCAGCGGATGCCGCCGGCCGAGGCCGGCGTGATCGTGCTGAACCCGCCGTACGGCGAGCGGATCGAGGTCGGCGGCGTGGCGCGCGCCGGCGCCCGCGAGCAGGCCGCGACCGAAGATGGCGGCGAATTCTTCACCCAGTTGGCCAGCCACTGGAAGAAGAGCTATGCCGGCTGGACCGCCTGGGTGCTCACGCCCGACCTGCAGCTGCCCAAGCGCATGCGCCTGAAGGAGTCGCGCCGGGTGCCGATGTGGAACGGCCCGATCGAATGCCGGCTGTTTCGCTTCGACATGGTGGCCGGCTCGGCCCGCACGCCGCGGTCTGAAGACCCGGCCCGCACACCGCGGTCCTGA